The Dehalococcoidales bacterium DNA window AGTGATAACAATATAGTCGATGTCTCCGGGACTCACACCCAGTTCTTTAAGCCCGTCAAGGACAAATCCGGCGGAAGGGGTCGGCCCGGTATCAATCAGCGCCTTTTTATCTTCATCAATCAGGTAAACACTGCCGAACTCCGTCATAGAATAAAGATGGTCATCAATCATATAGATGTTTTCGGCTACTTCTTCAGTACCGGACACCGTCTATTCCTCCCGTAACCGCAAGTGTAGTTCCAGCA harbors:
- a CDS encoding MBL fold metallo-hydrolase, which encodes MSGTEEVAENIYMIDDHLYSMTEFGSVYLIDEDKKALIDTGPTPSAGFVLDGLKELGVSPGDIDYIVIT